From Rhodococcus sp. B7740, one genomic window encodes:
- a CDS encoding ABC transporter ATP-binding protein, with protein MSSYPGAALEAQALTKQFGTVRAVSDLSFVVPRGTVTGFLGPNGSGKTTTLRMLLGLVAPTSGVGLVNGMPFRAATHPARTVGAVLDSLSLHPKRSAAHHLKIYTAAIGIPDSRALDVLHLVGLGDVADRAAGGFSLGMRQRLTLATALLGDPEILVLDEPANGLDPEGIAWLRDFLKAFAASGRTVLVSSHILREIEQTVDNLVIVSAGALVYQGSIAQLRSTRPSRVLVAASDPAALALALASNGFNDSQLLPDGRIGVAGPDAATIARIAAAAQVTIFGTTGEHVDLEQVFLSMTTGQYNAAPVRQNPHGYGPPGPAQGYGPPPGYGAPPQNYGPPQNWNGGQR; from the coding sequence ATGTCCAGCTATCCGGGAGCGGCGCTCGAAGCGCAAGCACTGACCAAGCAATTCGGCACAGTTCGCGCGGTCTCGGACCTGAGCTTCGTCGTTCCGCGCGGAACGGTCACCGGATTCCTCGGCCCCAACGGATCGGGCAAGACGACGACGCTGCGCATGCTCCTCGGACTCGTCGCTCCCACCTCGGGTGTCGGCCTCGTCAACGGCATGCCGTTCCGCGCGGCGACCCACCCCGCCCGCACGGTGGGTGCCGTCCTCGACTCGCTGAGCCTGCACCCCAAGCGCAGCGCCGCACACCACCTGAAGATCTACACCGCTGCGATCGGCATACCCGACAGCCGCGCGCTCGACGTCCTGCACCTCGTGGGGCTCGGTGACGTCGCCGACCGCGCCGCAGGCGGTTTCTCGCTCGGCATGCGTCAGCGCCTGACGTTGGCGACAGCTCTGCTGGGGGATCCGGAAATCCTCGTGCTCGACGAACCCGCGAACGGTCTCGACCCCGAAGGAATCGCCTGGCTGCGCGACTTCCTCAAGGCATTCGCCGCGTCGGGTCGCACCGTGCTCGTATCGAGCCACATCCTGCGCGAGATCGAGCAGACCGTCGACAATCTGGTGATCGTCAGCGCCGGCGCACTCGTGTACCAGGGTTCCATCGCGCAACTGCGATCGACGCGTCCGAGCCGCGTACTGGTGGCCGCATCGGACCCCGCAGCTTTGGCATTGGCGTTGGCTTCGAATGGGTTCAACGACAGCCAACTGCTTCCCGATGGACGCATCGGCGTCGCCGGTCCCGACGCGGCGACGATCGCCCGCATCGCGGCCGCCGCCCAAGTGACGATCTTCGGGACCACCGGCGAACACGTCGACCTCGAGCAGGTGTTCCTGTCGATGACCACGGGTCAGTACAACGCCGCACCCGTTCGGCAGAATCCCCACGGTTACGGCCCGCCGGGTCCTGCGCAGGGTTACGGCCCACCGCCGGGGTACGGCGCTCCGCCGCAGAACTACGGTCCGCCACAGAACTGGAACGGGGGTCAGCGATGA
- a CDS encoding LLM class F420-dependent oxidoreductase encodes MTSTPELGKYGVWRLHSAFTPELSRAIESFGYGTIWLGGSPPADLTTSEEILDATETVVVATGIVNIWSDAAADVAASYHRLESKHPGRFVLGIGAGHPEATQEYTKPYDALVAYLDALDEAGVPVERRVLAALGPKVLALAADRTAGAHPYLTTPEHTREARQALGPNKILAPEHKVVLESDPEQARSIGRPPVNNPYLHLRNYTNNLNRLGYSDEEIGDGGSDRLIDALVAHGTADAIAARLNEHIDAGASHVTLHSLPDMADPLETYREIAAALHR; translated from the coding sequence ATGACTTCCACACCTGAACTCGGCAAGTACGGCGTCTGGCGACTGCACTCGGCGTTCACACCCGAACTGTCCCGGGCGATCGAATCCTTCGGCTACGGGACGATCTGGCTCGGCGGCTCGCCGCCCGCGGACCTGACCACCAGCGAGGAGATCCTCGACGCCACCGAGACGGTCGTCGTCGCCACCGGCATCGTCAACATCTGGTCGGACGCAGCGGCCGACGTCGCCGCGTCGTATCACCGGTTGGAGAGCAAGCACCCGGGCCGATTCGTCCTCGGAATCGGCGCAGGCCATCCGGAGGCGACGCAGGAGTACACCAAGCCGTACGACGCTCTTGTCGCCTACCTCGACGCTCTCGACGAGGCCGGAGTCCCGGTGGAGCGACGCGTCCTCGCTGCGCTCGGACCGAAGGTGCTCGCGCTTGCGGCCGACCGCACCGCAGGTGCGCATCCGTACCTGACCACCCCCGAGCACACCCGTGAAGCACGCCAGGCGCTCGGACCGAACAAGATTCTGGCACCCGAACACAAGGTGGTCCTCGAGTCGGATCCGGAGCAGGCACGCTCGATCGGCCGACCGCCGGTCAACAATCCGTACCTGCACCTGCGCAACTACACCAACAATCTGAACCGACTCGGCTACTCCGACGAGGAGATCGGCGACGGCGGCAGCGACCGACTGATCGACGCGTTGGTGGCGCACGGTACCGCCGACGCGATCGCAGCACGGTTGAACGAGCACATCGATGCAGGTGCTTCGCACGTGACACTGCACTCGCTGCCCGACATGGCCGATCCGCTCGAGACCTACCGAGAGATCGCCGCCGCGCTGCATCGCTGA
- a CDS encoding glutathione S-transferase family protein, protein MADDAAYVEPGKEFTRDTNYIPTRITADGRDGYPVEPGRYRLIAARACPWAHRSIIVRRLLGLEDVLSLGIPGPTHDPRSWNFQEEPGGVDSVLQIPRLQDAYFARFPDYERGITVPAIVDVPTGEVVTNDYPQITLDLSTEWTQYHRDGAPDLYPEALRAEIDEVADLVFRDVNNGVYRCGFAGSQEAYEKAYDRLFARLDWLVERLSTQRYLVGEHITEADVRLFTTLVRFDPVYHGHFKCNRSKLSEMPVLWNYARDLFQTPGFGDTVDFDHIKRHYYEVHTDINPTGIVPKGPDLAGWLEPHGRESLGGSPFGDGTAPPPPKPDELVPADHWVH, encoded by the coding sequence ATGGCAGACGATGCCGCCTACGTGGAACCGGGCAAGGAATTCACCCGCGACACCAATTACATTCCGACGCGAATCACCGCGGACGGCCGAGACGGCTATCCGGTGGAACCCGGTCGGTATCGACTGATCGCCGCACGCGCCTGCCCGTGGGCGCATCGGTCCATCATCGTGCGTCGCCTCCTCGGGCTGGAAGACGTGCTGTCCCTTGGCATTCCGGGGCCGACCCACGACCCGCGCAGCTGGAACTTCCAGGAAGAGCCAGGTGGCGTCGACTCCGTTCTGCAGATCCCGAGGTTGCAGGACGCCTACTTCGCTCGATTCCCGGACTACGAGCGCGGCATCACCGTCCCCGCCATCGTCGACGTTCCCACCGGCGAGGTCGTCACCAACGACTACCCGCAGATCACCCTCGACCTGTCGACCGAATGGACGCAGTACCACCGCGACGGTGCCCCCGATCTGTACCCGGAAGCGCTGCGCGCCGAGATCGACGAGGTCGCCGATCTGGTGTTCCGAGACGTCAACAACGGCGTCTACCGCTGTGGATTCGCCGGCTCGCAGGAGGCGTACGAAAAGGCCTACGACCGCTTGTTCGCGCGCCTCGACTGGCTCGTCGAACGCCTGTCCACCCAGCGCTACCTCGTCGGCGAGCACATCACCGAAGCCGACGTGCGCCTGTTCACCACCCTCGTACGCTTCGATCCCGTCTACCACGGCCACTTCAAGTGCAATCGCAGCAAGCTCAGCGAAATGCCGGTGCTGTGGAACTACGCACGCGATCTGTTCCAGACGCCCGGATTCGGCGACACGGTCGACTTCGACCACATCAAGCGGCACTACTACGAGGTGCACACCGACATCAACCCGACGGGGATCGTGCCCAAGGGCCCGGACCTGGCAGGGTGGCTCGAACCCCACGGCCGCGAATCCCTGGGAGGATCACCGTTCGGCGACGGAACCGCTCCCCCGCCGCCCAAGCCGGACGAGCTCGTTCCAGCCGACCACTGGGTGCACTGA
- a CDS encoding GNAT family N-acetyltransferase, translating to MNSPLPDAGPFDRHRLDIVRLAWCRQLQMDDRALDTDSDRVEHVGATEDITVLRLAETTLISGPSWAVDASRALTGHAGTDRTWISALLGDRSERYDIGTHTVAYGSDIGHTIDVHDPLISHEAEHARNLAAHCSEADVAEAFDEPVSRHWFTLLGDDRPADSAHSLASAGYSEQQLILADMRVLTDPNHRRRGHAQVVGRLATNDAIDDGLIPQWRSRPENASARRLAARLGYVEIGVRHTAVLRGDHG from the coding sequence GTGAATTCCCCTCTGCCCGACGCGGGTCCGTTCGATCGCCACCGACTCGACATCGTCCGGTTGGCGTGGTGTCGACAGCTGCAGATGGACGATCGAGCCCTCGACACCGACTCCGACCGCGTCGAACATGTCGGTGCCACCGAGGACATCACCGTCCTGCGACTGGCCGAGACCACGCTGATCTCCGGTCCGTCCTGGGCGGTGGACGCCTCGCGCGCACTCACCGGCCATGCCGGTACCGACCGCACCTGGATCTCGGCGCTGTTGGGTGACCGATCCGAGCGCTACGACATCGGTACACACACCGTGGCCTACGGGTCGGACATCGGCCACACCATCGACGTACACGATCCGCTGATCTCCCACGAAGCGGAGCATGCGCGCAACCTGGCTGCGCACTGCAGTGAAGCCGACGTCGCCGAGGCATTCGACGAGCCGGTCTCACGGCACTGGTTCACTCTGCTCGGCGACGACAGGCCGGCGGACTCGGCGCACTCCCTCGCGTCGGCCGGCTACTCGGAGCAGCAGTTGATCCTGGCCGACATGCGTGTCCTGACGGACCCGAACCATCGCCGACGAGGCCACGCCCAGGTGGTCGGCAGGCTGGCGACCAACGACGCCATCGACGACGGCCTGATTCCGCAATGGCGATCGAGACCGGAGAACGCCAGTGCTCGACGCCTCGCCGCGCGGCTGGGCTACGTGGAGATCGGCGTCCGTCACACCGCGGTGCTTCGCGGCGATCACGGTTGA
- a CDS encoding cold-shock protein: protein MTQGSVKWFNGEKGFGFIEQDGGGPDVFVHYSEIQGSGFKSLDEGQRVEFEVGQGQKGPQATGVRAI from the coding sequence ATGACGCAGGGCAGTGTGAAGTGGTTCAACGGCGAAAAGGGCTTCGGCTTCATCGAGCAGGATGGTGGCGGACCGGACGTTTTCGTTCATTACTCGGAGATTCAGGGTAGCGGCTTCAAGTCGCTCGACGAGGGCCAGCGCGTGGAGTTCGAGGTGGGCCAGGGTCAGAAGGGCCCCCAGGCTACCGGCGTCCGCGCCATCTGA
- a CDS encoding PadR family transcriptional regulator, whose protein sequence is MREAAVNPLGVSVLALLSEGAMHPYEMYQLLLERKEDRIVKVRPGSLYHAVARLHGQELVAEVGTDRGGNRPERTTYEITPAGRRVLVDRLTEILRTPVREYPQFTLGLSEMHNLPASQAIALLRARIEDLSLEIEELSGYQRLAAERKVSEIYWAGIDYTYHMLSAEVNWLTSYIDRVESGALPWPHEISAHHTTLTDRD, encoded by the coding sequence ATGCGAGAGGCGGCAGTGAACCCGCTGGGCGTATCGGTCCTGGCACTGCTCTCGGAAGGTGCCATGCATCCCTACGAGATGTACCAACTGCTGTTGGAGCGCAAGGAAGATCGAATCGTCAAGGTTCGACCGGGGTCGCTGTACCACGCCGTTGCGCGACTCCACGGGCAGGAACTGGTCGCCGAGGTCGGAACGGACCGCGGCGGCAACCGACCCGAGCGCACCACCTACGAGATCACGCCCGCCGGCCGACGCGTTCTCGTCGACCGGCTCACCGAGATCCTCCGCACCCCGGTGCGTGAGTATCCGCAGTTCACCCTCGGTCTGTCCGAGATGCACAACCTACCGGCGTCCCAGGCAATCGCGTTGCTCCGTGCGCGTATCGAAGACCTGTCGCTCGAGATCGAGGAACTGTCCGGCTACCAGCGCTTGGCCGCAGAACGCAAGGTGTCCGAAATCTACTGGGCCGGAATCGATTACACCTACCACATGTTGTCCGCCGAAGTGAACTGGTTGACGAGCTACATCGACCGCGTCGAGAGCGGCGCGTTGCCGTGGCCGCACGAGATTTCCGCACACCACACGACCCTGACGGATCGGGACTAG
- a CDS encoding DHA2 family efflux MFS transporter permease subunit, whose amino-acid sequence MNAVETAPPQQEIKPWPALWALCLGFFMILVDTTIVAVAQPAILAGLNTDINNVIWVTSAYLLAYAVPLLVTGRLGDKFGPRNLYIAGLVVFTLASAWCGLSGSIEMLIAARAVQGLGAAMITPQTMAVITRVFPAEKRGTAMGAWGAVAGVATLVGPILGGVLVDSLGWEWIFFINLPVGVVAIALALKFVPVLPTNDHKFDLLGVALSAVGLFCIVFGIQEGQKYDWGTGIWILIGVGLLVFAGFVYWQSVNKSEPLVPLALFRDRNFSLSNIGIAAMGFAMSGMMLPIMFYAQSVTGLTPTRSALLFVPMALLTGILAPNVGKLVDRTHPRYIAGSGLFILAASLLWFAYEMTPTTAIWKLLLPVAAMGVANALIWSPLAATATRNLPMSQAGAGSGIYNTTRMIGSVLGSAGIGALIQSRLAAELPTGGSASGANEFAGRVPEMLRDGFTTAMAQSLILPAAVLIVGMIAVCFYARPAFK is encoded by the coding sequence ATGAACGCCGTCGAGACCGCTCCGCCGCAGCAGGAGATCAAACCCTGGCCCGCGCTCTGGGCGCTGTGCCTGGGATTCTTCATGATTCTGGTCGACACCACCATCGTTGCCGTCGCTCAGCCGGCGATCCTGGCTGGTCTGAACACCGATATCAACAACGTCATCTGGGTCACCAGTGCGTATCTGCTGGCCTACGCCGTGCCGCTGCTCGTCACCGGACGACTCGGTGACAAGTTCGGTCCCAGAAACCTCTACATCGCCGGTCTGGTCGTGTTCACCCTCGCGTCGGCGTGGTGCGGGCTGTCCGGATCCATCGAGATGCTCATCGCTGCGCGTGCCGTGCAGGGTCTCGGCGCTGCGATGATCACCCCGCAGACGATGGCCGTGATCACCCGAGTGTTCCCCGCCGAGAAACGCGGAACCGCCATGGGCGCGTGGGGAGCCGTCGCCGGTGTGGCGACACTCGTCGGCCCGATCCTCGGCGGCGTCCTGGTCGACTCACTCGGCTGGGAGTGGATCTTCTTCATCAATCTGCCGGTCGGTGTAGTTGCAATTGCCTTGGCGCTCAAGTTCGTTCCGGTGTTGCCCACCAACGACCACAAGTTCGATCTGCTCGGTGTCGCACTCAGTGCCGTCGGACTGTTCTGCATCGTCTTCGGTATTCAGGAAGGGCAGAAGTACGACTGGGGGACAGGTATCTGGATCCTGATCGGTGTCGGATTACTCGTCTTCGCCGGGTTCGTCTACTGGCAGTCGGTGAACAAGAGCGAACCGCTGGTCCCGTTGGCGCTCTTCCGTGATCGCAACTTCTCGCTCTCCAATATCGGCATCGCCGCAATGGGTTTCGCGATGTCCGGCATGATGCTGCCGATCATGTTCTACGCACAGAGCGTCACCGGGCTCACCCCGACCCGATCGGCACTGCTGTTCGTGCCGATGGCACTGCTGACCGGCATTCTGGCACCCAACGTCGGCAAGCTCGTCGACAGGACACATCCCCGCTACATCGCCGGTTCGGGATTGTTCATCCTGGCCGCATCACTGCTGTGGTTCGCGTACGAGATGACACCCACCACGGCGATCTGGAAGCTGCTGCTCCCCGTCGCCGCAATGGGCGTGGCCAACGCATTGATCTGGTCTCCGCTGGCGGCCACGGCAACTCGTAATCTTCCGATGAGTCAGGCCGGCGCAGGCTCGGGCATCTACAACACCACCCGCATGATCGGCTCCGTGCTCGGTAGTGCGGGCATCGGCGCTCTCATCCAGTCTCGCCTGGCCGCCGAACTGCCCACCGGTGGATCTGCCTCGGGGGCAAACGAATTCGCCGGCCGAGTGCCCGAGATGCTGCGTGACGGTTTCACCACCGCCATGGCCCAGTCACTGATCCTGCCCGCCGCGGTGTTGATCGTCGGCATGATCGCGGTCTGCTTCTACGCTCGGCCGGCGTTCAAGTAA
- a CDS encoding acyl-CoA dehydrogenase family protein: protein MKRSLFEADHEDFRASVREFVTRTITPVEEKLVEQRYIDREIWLEAGRNGFLGLEVPEEYGGSGAEDYRFNAVLAEELARSSAAVASCFGIHVDIVAPYLVKLTTEEQKKRWLPGFCSGEILTAIAMTEPSGGSDLAALKTTAVKDGDDFIINGSKTFITNGNSADLVIVATRTTPEKKAKGITLFAVENGTEGFSRGRKLDKVGQPESDTAELFFENVRVPSSNMIGEFDGGFIHMMQLLPQERISCSVANLGHVRPILEETLQYAKDRKAFGQQIGSLQWNKFLLAELVTKLDVAQAYIDNCIAAHGIGELTAIDAAKAKWWSSQVQNEILDHCVQLHGGYGFMNEYRAARAWKDARVTKIWAGSNEIMKELIGRDLGL, encoded by the coding sequence ATGAAGCGCAGCCTGTTCGAGGCCGATCACGAGGACTTCCGTGCGTCGGTGCGCGAGTTCGTCACCCGCACCATCACACCGGTCGAGGAAAAGCTCGTCGAACAGCGATACATCGACCGCGAGATCTGGCTCGAAGCAGGTCGCAACGGATTCCTGGGCCTCGAAGTGCCCGAGGAATACGGCGGCAGCGGAGCCGAGGACTACCGATTCAACGCCGTCCTCGCCGAGGAACTCGCCCGCTCGAGTGCCGCGGTGGCGTCGTGCTTCGGTATTCACGTGGACATCGTCGCTCCCTACCTGGTCAAGCTCACCACCGAGGAGCAGAAGAAGCGCTGGCTGCCCGGCTTCTGCAGCGGTGAGATCCTCACGGCGATCGCGATGACCGAGCCGTCCGGCGGCTCGGATCTCGCTGCGCTCAAGACCACCGCCGTCAAGGACGGCGACGACTTCATCATCAACGGTTCGAAGACCTTCATCACCAACGGCAACTCCGCGGACCTCGTCATCGTCGCGACTCGTACGACGCCGGAGAAGAAGGCCAAGGGCATCACGCTCTTCGCCGTCGAGAACGGCACCGAGGGATTCTCCCGTGGCCGCAAGCTCGACAAGGTCGGTCAGCCCGAGTCCGATACGGCCGAGCTGTTCTTCGAGAACGTTCGGGTGCCCAGCTCGAACATGATCGGCGAGTTCGACGGTGGCTTCATCCACATGATGCAGCTGCTCCCCCAGGAACGCATCAGCTGCTCGGTCGCCAACCTCGGACACGTGCGCCCGATCCTCGAGGAGACGCTGCAGTACGCCAAGGACCGCAAGGCCTTCGGCCAGCAGATAGGTTCGCTCCAGTGGAACAAGTTCCTGCTCGCCGAGCTCGTCACGAAACTCGATGTGGCACAGGCCTATATCGACAACTGCATCGCCGCCCACGGAATCGGTGAGCTGACGGCCATCGACGCAGCCAAGGCGAAGTGGTGGAGCTCGCAGGTACAGAACGAGATTCTCGACCACTGCGTCCAATTGCACGGCGGCTACGGCTTCATGAACGAGTACCGCGCCGCCCGCGCATGGAAAGACGCTCGCGTGACGAAGATCTGGGCCGGATCGAACGAAATCATGAAGGAACTGATCGGCCGCGATCTGGGCCTGTAG
- a CDS encoding enoyl-CoA hydratase/isomerase family protein, with protein sequence MADAPTSLVRSTTAAGAEVAVLTFDHGPLNLFDQAMFDAVAANVADLVARPPRAVLLRAEGKVNSAGVDVHVFEGLSAAQGADLWRGLFAQIAHPLEALPCPVIYAAHGLTLTAAFEISLACDIILAGPKAKFGLVETVVGLTPSMGGPQRLAERAGSGRARELVMTGDLYDAQTLKEWGVVNQVHDDVDAAALALTHRLADGPTVAHAATKQIVAAWRSGGVAHADEVTSEVSGALFETEDLRGAVKSFLEVGPGKATYTGK encoded by the coding sequence ATGGCTGACGCACCCACTTCGCTCGTTCGATCCACCACCGCGGCAGGCGCCGAGGTCGCCGTCCTCACCTTCGACCACGGCCCGCTCAATCTGTTCGATCAGGCCATGTTCGACGCGGTGGCAGCGAACGTTGCCGACCTCGTCGCGCGGCCCCCTCGTGCGGTGCTGCTTCGCGCCGAGGGCAAGGTCAACTCCGCAGGTGTCGACGTCCATGTGTTCGAGGGCCTGTCCGCCGCACAGGGTGCGGATCTGTGGCGGGGTCTGTTCGCACAGATTGCTCATCCGCTCGAGGCGCTGCCCTGCCCGGTGATCTACGCCGCGCACGGTTTGACGCTCACCGCCGCGTTCGAGATCTCGCTGGCCTGCGACATCATTCTCGCCGGTCCCAAGGCCAAGTTCGGTCTGGTCGAGACCGTCGTCGGGTTGACGCCGTCGATGGGTGGCCCGCAGCGCCTCGCCGAGCGGGCCGGTTCGGGTCGGGCTCGTGAGCTCGTCATGACCGGTGACCTGTACGACGCGCAGACGCTGAAGGAGTGGGGCGTGGTCAATCAGGTTCACGACGACGTCGATGCCGCGGCCCTCGCGCTGACGCATCGACTGGCCGACGGCCCCACGGTCGCACATGCGGCGACGAAACAGATTGTGGCAGCGTGGCGTTCGGGCGGTGTGGCCCATGCGGACGAGGTCACCTCGGAGGTCTCCGGTGCCCTGTTCGAAACAGAGGATCTGCGGGGTGCGGTGAAGAGCTTCCTCGAGGTCGGTCCGGGTAAGGCGACGTACACGGGCAAGTAG
- a CDS encoding adenosine deaminase: MSTDQLAELHLHIEGSLEPPLIFELAERNGLSLPYSDIDELRAKYEFTDLQSFLDLYYANMAVLRTAEDFADLARAYFRRTAQAGVTHAEIFFDPQAHTERGVPLEAVVDGLADACASSEREFGVTSGLIASILRDKPVLHANQLLDDLLAMQAPIIGLGLDSAEVGYPPSLFVDVFAKARAEGLHVVAHAGEEGPPDYIWQALDLLKVERIDHGVRCLEDEALVDRLVEEQIPLTVCPLSNVRLKVIDNVDQLPLRQMLERGLSVSINSDDPAYFGGYVDDNFAALASGMGLTTAERKQLAENSIRASFATV; this comes from the coding sequence GTGAGTACTGATCAGCTGGCCGAACTGCACCTGCACATCGAGGGGTCACTCGAACCTCCGTTGATATTCGAGCTGGCGGAGCGTAACGGATTGTCGTTGCCGTACAGCGACATCGACGAACTGCGGGCGAAGTACGAGTTCACCGACCTGCAGTCGTTCCTGGATCTGTACTACGCCAACATGGCCGTGTTGCGCACTGCCGAGGATTTTGCCGATCTCGCTCGGGCCTACTTTCGCCGCACGGCGCAGGCCGGGGTGACACACGCGGAGATCTTCTTCGATCCGCAGGCGCACACCGAGCGCGGCGTCCCCCTCGAGGCCGTCGTCGACGGATTGGCCGACGCGTGCGCCTCCAGCGAGCGCGAGTTCGGCGTCACCAGTGGGCTGATCGCGTCGATCCTGCGGGACAAGCCGGTGCTGCACGCCAACCAACTACTCGACGATCTGTTGGCGATGCAGGCCCCCATCATCGGTCTCGGTCTCGATTCCGCCGAGGTGGGCTATCCGCCGTCACTGTTCGTCGACGTGTTCGCCAAGGCGCGGGCCGAGGGACTGCACGTCGTCGCGCATGCGGGCGAAGAAGGGCCGCCGGATTACATCTGGCAGGCACTGGATCTGCTGAAGGTCGAGCGCATCGACCACGGAGTGCGATGCCTCGAAGACGAGGCACTGGTCGATCGTCTTGTCGAGGAACAGATTCCGCTCACCGTCTGCCCGCTCTCCAACGTTCGGCTCAAGGTGATCGACAACGTCGACCAGCTGCCGTTGCGGCAGATGCTCGAGCGCGGCCTGTCGGTGTCGATCAATTCCGACGATCCCGCCTACTTCGGTGGCTACGTCGACGACAACTTCGCGGCCCTCGCATCGGGAATGGGTCTCACCACGGCCGAGCGAAAGCAGCTGGCCGAGAACTCGATTCGCGCGAGCTTCGCGACTGTCTAG
- a CDS encoding molybdopterin-dependent oxidoreductase, protein MSTGKRALSGIVAAGVVLGVGELIAVPIGPNSSPLTAVGSSAVDNSPAPIREWAIDTFGTSDKLALFVGMAVVIGAIAAAAGIARKPIGAVVFAALGVVGVLAAVTRPDATALYAVPTIGGVIVGIVVLHALIGAAAPATEGMNRRSFLTLAAGAAVLGVVAGTAGRMLTSARAVTADRLGFMLPTPTPQPPIPAGADLKINGLASYITPNDDFYRIDTALVVPRVASDTWSLRIHGMVDREIELTFADLAQRQAVEKTVTLTCVSNIVGGDLVGNATWIGYPLKDILEEAGISPDADMALSSSSDAFTAGTPLEVLLDGRDALLAVGMNGAPLPVEHGYPARLVVPGLYGYVSATKWVTDIEITRFDRATAYWTDRGWGALGPIKTASRIDTPRSGSSVPTGKTVIAGVAWDQHTGIDAVEVQVDEGNWVPATLSEEYSKDTWRQWTVELDLPSGQHAIRARATNSAGELQTNQTADTVPDGATGYPRISVTAT, encoded by the coding sequence GTGAGCACAGGAAAACGCGCGCTGTCCGGCATCGTCGCCGCCGGAGTCGTCCTCGGTGTCGGCGAATTGATTGCCGTGCCCATCGGACCCAACTCGTCACCACTGACCGCCGTCGGGTCCTCGGCCGTCGACAACAGTCCGGCCCCGATCCGTGAATGGGCCATCGACACGTTCGGTACCTCCGACAAGCTCGCCCTGTTCGTCGGCATGGCCGTGGTGATCGGCGCGATCGCCGCGGCCGCAGGAATCGCCCGCAAGCCGATCGGTGCCGTGGTGTTCGCCGCACTGGGCGTTGTGGGCGTACTCGCAGCAGTGACTCGACCCGACGCCACCGCGCTCTACGCAGTCCCGACCATCGGCGGCGTCATCGTGGGCATCGTCGTGCTGCACGCCCTCATCGGTGCCGCCGCCCCTGCAACCGAAGGCATGAACCGACGTAGTTTCCTGACCCTCGCCGCCGGTGCCGCGGTACTCGGCGTCGTTGCCGGGACAGCCGGCCGGATGCTGACCTCCGCCCGCGCCGTCACCGCGGATCGACTCGGCTTCATGCTGCCCACGCCCACTCCGCAACCCCCGATCCCGGCCGGGGCGGACCTGAAGATCAACGGCCTCGCGTCGTACATCACCCCGAACGACGACTTCTACCGCATCGACACCGCGCTGGTCGTGCCGCGGGTGGCGTCGGATACGTGGTCGTTGCGGATCCACGGCATGGTGGACCGCGAGATCGAGCTGACGTTCGCCGACCTGGCGCAGCGTCAGGCGGTGGAGAAGACGGTCACCCTGACCTGTGTCTCCAACATCGTCGGCGGCGACCTCGTGGGCAACGCGACGTGGATCGGCTATCCGCTCAAGGACATTCTCGAAGAAGCAGGCATCTCACCCGACGCCGACATGGCACTGTCGTCGAGCAGTGACGCCTTCACCGCGGGCACTCCCCTCGAGGTGCTGCTCGACGGCCGCGACGCGCTGCTGGCCGTCGGAATGAACGGCGCACCGCTGCCCGTCGAACACGGCTACCCGGCGAGGCTCGTCGTACCCGGTCTGTACGGCTACGTCTCGGCGACCAAGTGGGTCACCGACATCGAGATCACCCGCTTCGACCGCGCGACGGCATACTGGACCGACCGCGGTTGGGGCGCACTCGGGCCGATCAAGACCGCCTCCCGCATCGACACCCCGCGATCGGGCAGTTCCGTGCCCACAGGGAAGACGGTCATCGCCGGCGTCGCCTGGGATCAGCACACCGGTATCGACGCCGTCGAAGTGCAAGTGGACGAGGGCAACTGGGTGCCGGCCACACTGTCCGAGGAGTACTCCAAGGACACCTGGCGGCAATGGACCGTCGAGCTGGACCTGCCCTCGGGCCAACACGCGATCCGAGCCCGCGCCACCAACTCCGCGGGCGAGCTGCAGACCAACCAGACCGCCGACACCGTTCCCGATGGTGCCACCGGCTACCCGCGGATCTCGGTGACAGCGACCTGA